Proteins encoded by one window of Cryptococcus gattii WM276 chromosome K, complete sequence:
- a CDS encoding GTPase-activating protein (Ras GTPase-activating protein) (Similar to SGTC gene model, INSD accession EAL17992.1) — MTTTMVTMSTPATPSLSSPSPSIRSHLSRRLTNRMTNRYSVNAMYSLAAEQDVDIEDDLARAQKRLRELKARISSQSKKNFVLERDVRYLDSRIALLIQNRMAADEKRQVAETLEEVDEESGLWPDEKKMGQYANLFFLLQSEPRHIASLCRLVSLSEIDTLLQTVMFTLYGNQYEQREEHLLLTMFQSVLSAQFETTSEFGSLLRANTPVSRMMTTYTRRGPGQSYLKSVLADRINSLIEHKDLNLEINPLKVYDQMIQQIEEDTGSLPPSLPRGVAPEIAAANPDVQAIIIPRITMLMEIANSFLATIMDSIESVPYGIRWICKQIRSLTRRKHPDASDASICSLIGGFFFLRFINPAIVTPQAYMLVDGVPAKYPRRTLTLIAKMLQNLANKPSYAKEQYMMSLNPFVENNKVRMNKFLNALCEVGDFYESLELDQYMALSKKDLQINITLNELYNTHSLLMQHMDVLSPNDQHHLRILLDELGPAPAQVPRKENRSIELPLFSRWETPIQDLSTSLMADSVTQNDINYMEAKAIFVQLLRSMPTLADKRPINLPALAEKAATSNDPVLVRRGIKVQALLSELDGAGSVGEMNEYGLMQDEVAAEMVHLGNTKEKVVLECRSLESVYKTICDHNSYLRSQLEQYKAYLQNVRLTSSKEKGASGVGVVTVNGKEKKQAKNQVLGPYRFTHAQFEKEGIIVESNVPENRRMNIYFNITSPAPGTFIIALHFKGRDKPILEMDLKIDDLLEKQKDHQASLDLEYVQLNVPKVLTLFNKLFSKRR; from the exons ATGACGACCACTATGGTGACCATGTCCACCCCGGCCACACCATCCCTTTCCTCTCCATCGCCCTCTATCCGCTCCCATCTCTCCCGCCGTCTCACGAATCGGATGACCAACCGTTACTCCGTCAACGCCATGTACTCCCTGGCGGCCGAACAAGATGTCGATATCGAAGACGACCTCGCCCGTGCCCAGAAACGACTTCGAGAACTGAAAGCGAGGATATCATCGCAATCAAAAAAGAACTTTGTTTTGGAAAGGGACGTGAGGTACCTTGATTCGAGGATAGCATTGTTGATCCAAAACAGGATGGCTGCCGATGAAAAGAGGCAGGTGGCGGAGACGCTGGAAGAAGTAGATGAGGAGAGCGGACTCTGGCcagatgagaagaagatggggCAGTACGCGAACCTGTTTTTTCTGCTGCAGAGTGAACCTCGGCATATAGCGAGTTTGTGCAGGCTTGTAAGCCTGTCGGAAATTGACACGCTGTTACAAACGGTGATGTTTACGCTGTACGGAAATCAGTATGAGCAGAGAGAGGAGCATTTGTTGTTAACAATGTTCCAA AGTGTCCTCTCAGCACAATTTGAAACAACTTCTGAATTCGGCTCGCTTCTCCGTGCAAACACTCCCGTTTCTCGAATGATGACTACATACACCCGAAGAGGGCCTGGTCAAAGTTATTTGAAAAGCGTATTGGCGGACCGGATCAACAGTTTAATTGAGCACAAGGATCTCAACCTTGAAATCAACCCTCTCAAA GTGTACGATCAGATGATCCAGCAAATCGAAGAGGACACCGGGTCCCTCCCACCTTCCCTTCCTCGCGGTGTCGCCCCCGAAATCGCTGCTGCGAACCCGGACGTCCAAGCAATCATCATCCCCCGAATTACTATGCTCATGGAGATCGCTAATTCATTCCTCGCGACGATTATGGACAGTATAGAGTCGGTGCCGTATGGAATCAGATGGATTTGTAAACAGATTAGGAGTTTAACAAGG AGAAAGCACCCGGACGCATCGGATGCGAGTATATGTTCGTTAATCGGCGgtttctttttccttcgATTCATCAACCCGGCTATCGTTACTCCGCAAGCATACATGCTCGTGGACGGTGTCCCTGCCAAGTATCCTCGCAGAACGCTCACCCTG ATTGCAAAAATGCTACAAAACCTTGCGAACAAACCAAGCTATGCAAAGGAGCAGTATATGATGTCTCTCAACCCCTTTGTGGAAAACAACAAGGTTCGAATGAACAAGTTTTTGAATGCGTTGTGCGAGGTTGGAGATTTCTATGAATCACTCGAG CTCGACCAATACATGGCGCTGTCGAAAAAGGATCTACAAATCAACATCACTCTCAATGAATTGTACAATACCCATTCATTACTGATGCAACACATGGACGTGCTC TCTCCAAACGACCAGCACCATTTACGTATCCTCCTCGATGAACTCGGTCCCGCACCAGCCCAAGTCCCTCGAAAAGAAAATCGGTCGATCGAGCTCCCCCTCTTCTCCCGCTGGGAAACGCCAATCCAAGATCTCTCCACCTCCCTCATGGCCGATAGCGTGACCCAAAACGATATCAACTATATGGAAGCGAAAGCCATCTTTGTCCAGCTTTTGCGATCTATGCCTACGCTTGCGGATAAACGCCCGATTAATTTGCCGGCGCTGGCCGAAAAGGCAGCGACGAGTAATGATCCGGTCCTTGTGAGGAGAGGAATCAAGGTACAAGCCTTGCTATCAGAGTTGGATGGAGCCGGCAGTGTGGGCGAGATGAATGAGTATGGGTTGATGCAAGACGAGGTCGCGGCGGAGATGGTTCATCTTGGGAATACAAAGGAAAAAGTCGTACTCGAATGCCGCTCCTTGGAATCCGTGTACAAGACCATCTGCGACCATAACAGTTACCTCCGAAGCCAACTCGAGCAGTACAAGGCGTATTTGCAGAATGTACGATTGACAAGTAgcaaggagaagggagcAAGTGGAGTTGGGGTCGTGACGGTGAatggaaaggagaagaagcaagCAAAGAATCAGGTTTTGGGACCTTATAGGTTTACGCATGCCCAGTttgagaaggaggggaTTATTGTGGAGAGTAATGTGCCCGAAAACAG ACGTATGAACATTTATTTCAACATCACCTCGCCCGCCCCTGGCACATTTATCATTGCGCTCCATTTCAAAGGCCGGGATAAGCCGATTTTGGAGATGGATTTGAAGATTGATGATTTGCTGGAGAAGCAAAAGGATCACCAGGCAAGTTTGGATCTGGAGTACGTGCAGTTGAATGTACCCAAGGTGTTGACCTTGTTCAACAAG TTGTTCTcgaagaggagatga
- a CDS encoding Hexose transport-related protein, putative (Similar to TIGR gene model, INSD accession AAW46161.1~Duplicated and diverged from downstream gene CGB_K4600W), with amino-acid sequence MMLLYSMGCRQFALGKRNLLGLYAASFFLPTIFTAYIGDYCARRLGRRKTVALGTSIILGGSLINALATNPGMWVAGRAIIGAGGGIAKVATPALIQEIAHPRLRPTLACCYYPFFYFGSLFSALLCFAGLYIPNSWSWRLPSIIQVAGPIVVLITLLSCPESPRWLISVGRREQALAMLAKYHANGVMDDPLVQWELAEMEAALAQEQHNHQVSYTDFFKTSGNRRRLMVLISLSVGSNWVGNGVISYYLTPVLKSVGITSAVQITLLTSGLAIWNIILSFFAALHVERFGRRPLFLVSIAGMLASYAFVMGFSAGFAESHKASLGIAVIPFLFLYFGFYDIAWTPLPVPYTAEILPFNMRTKGLALFTSTGTLANAFNQFVNPIALKQLRWKYYAVYIAILIFYFVLAYFAYPETKNYTIEEVSMIFDKQKADIQHLGEHAIQEVEKGTTGHFEHQTVDSLEQKGITSHIEVTSIKNDRDRMMV; translated from the exons ATGATGCTTCTTTACTCAATGGGCTGCAGGCAATTCGCACTTGGGAAGA GAAATCTTCTTGGCCTCTACGCTGCCTCGTTTTTCCTGCCAACCATTTTTACAGCATATATAGGTGATTATTGTGCTCGGCGATTAGGCAGGAGAAAGACGGTTGCTTTGGGAACTTCGATTATTTTGGGTGGAAGTCTAATCAACGCCCTTGCCACCAATCCTGGCATGTGGGTGGCTG GACGAGCAATCATCGGCGCCGGCGGAGGAATTGCAAAAGTCGCCACCCCCGCATTGATTCAGGAAATCGCTCATCCTCGATTGCGGCCGACCTTGGCGTGTTGCTATTATCCTTTCTTCTACTTCGGTAGTCTTTTCTCGGCGCTATTGTGCT TCGCTGGACTATATATCCCCAATTCCTGGTCGTGGCGCTTGCCATCCATCATCCAGGTAGCTGGCCCCATCGTCGTGCTTATTACACTGCTAAGTTGTCCCGAATCTCCCAGA TGGCTCATTTCCGTTGGCAGAAGAGAGCAAGCCCTTGCAATGCTGGCGAAATATCATGCCAATGGTGTAATGGATGACCCTCTGGTACAGTGGGAATTAGCGGAGATGGAAGCCGCATTAGCTCAGGAGCAACACAACCACCAAGTCTCTTACACTGATTTCTTCAAAACCAGCGGTAACCGGAGACGATTGATGGTGCTTATTTCGCTTTCGGTCGGATCGAACTGGGTTGGTAACGGTGTAATCTCCTA CTACCTAACCCCGGTGCTGAAATCCGTCGGAATCACCTCTGCTGTTCAGATTACTCTCCTCACATCGGGTTTAG CTATTTGGAATATCATTCTATCATTTTTCGCCGCGTTGCATGTGGAACGGTTCGGTCGTCGACcactcttcctcgtctCGATAGCAGGGATGCTCGCGTCTTATGCCTTCGTCATGGGATTCTCGGCCGGTTTTGCAGAGAGCCATAAGGCGAGTCTAGGGATCGCTGTGATTCCTTTTCTGTTCCT GTATTTCGGCTTTTACGATATCGCCTGGACACCTCTTCCAGTGCCTTATACGGCGGAGATTCTCCCTTTTAACATGCGCACCAAAGGACTGGCTCTTTTCACTTCGACGGGAACGTTGGCCAACGCATTCAACCAATTTGTGAATCCAATCGCTCTCAAACAACTTCGTTGGAAGTA CTACGCAGTCTACATTGCCATCCTCATATTCTACTTTGTTTTAGCGTATTTCGCTTATCCAGAAACGAAGAACTACACGATCGAAGAAGTCTCGATGATCTTTGACAAGCAGAAGGCAGACATACAGCATCTGGGCGAGCATGCGATTCAAGAGGTTGAAAAAGGTACAACGGGGCACTTTGAGCATCAAACGGTGGACAGTCTTGAGCAGAAAGGGATCACATCACACATCGAAGTGACATCAATAAAGAATGATCGCGATAGGATGATGGTTTGA
- a CDS encoding Peptidyl-prolyl cis-trans isomerase, putative (Similar to TIGR gene model, INSD accession AAW46253.1): MAHNPRVFFDFAVAGQPLGRVVFELYANVFRALCTGEKGISPISSVPLHYKNSIVHRVIEGFMIQGGDFTKKTGAGGESIFGAPFEDERLDGEGCDVDKKGLLVMANRGPNTNGSQYFITLAPAPHLTGKHVVFGRVVFGMEHIDTIGQLPTDDKDRPLSPVVITHCGELELRRPPQKPRARSASISSSFSDRSRSRSRSRSRSPSRNRSRDASSPDRSASTKRRSRSRKYSDSGSESEYDSDDSRERRRRRKDRKRSKRTKSKSKSRRHSRGRDSESEREETLSELDARLEREEKEKLEKERLEKLAEMKRKIEEEKQRVKDAGGVIYKGRGAMKYLDPETINRQQLPQNFNIRGGRGRGDLPPPRGGSFRDRDRDRERYGDRDGGQDRRDRREQHDRGDHDRGHPSSYSRSDPYSRRTRDPLDRYPRPTGRENGQEDRRTKLDRDMDQWQHDRSQGLDVRGERDKFRRGERDEPERDREEKREEKKEEGEMTPRDEKERSSRLEREDRVERAMSEGSDMVMDRDD, encoded by the exons ATGGCACACAACCCCCGTGTCTTTTTTGATTTCGCAGTCGCCGGCCAGCCTCTGGGACGTGTTGTT TTTGAGCTTTACGCCAATGT CTTCCGAGCCCTTTGCACCGGCGAAAAAGGCATTTCCCCCATCTCCTCCGTTCCCCTTCACTACAAAAACTCCATCGTCCACCGTGTCATCGAAGGGTTTATGATTCAAGGTGGAGATTTTACGAAGAAGACCGGAGCTGGTGGGGAGAGTATCTTTGGGGCACCgtttgaggatgagagATTGGATGGAGAGGGGTGCGACGTTGATAAGAAGGG GTTACTGGTAATGGCGAACAGAGGACCAAACACGAATGGTTCACAATACTTTATCACTCTCGCTCCTGCTCCTCACCTTACCGGTAAACACGT CGTCTTTGGCCGCGTCGTTTTCGGGATGGAACATATCGACACCATTGGCCAACTGCCAACCGATGACAAGGATAGACCGCTTTCGCCGGTGGTGATCACACACTGTGGAGAACTCGAACTTCGCCGACCACCACAGAAACCAAGAGCTCGATCTGCATCCatttcatcttcatttTCCGATCGATCCCGGTCTCGTTCCCGTTCCCGTTCCCGTTCGCCTTCTCGCAACCGTTCGCGTGATGCCTCCTCTCCTGATCGCTCAGCATCCACAAAAAGGAGATCCCGGTCGAGAAAGTACAGCGACTCTGGCTCCGAGAGCGAGTACGACTCTGATGATTCCCGCGAACGTCGCCGACGTCGAAAAGACCGCAAACGCTCCAAGCGCACCaaatcaaaatcaaaatcCCGACGCCACAGCAGAGGGAGGGACAGTGAGAGTGAGAGGGAAGAAACGCTATCTGAATTGGATGCTCGTCTCGAGagggaagaaaaagaaaaacTTGAGAAAGAACGGTTGGAAAAGCTTGCCGAGATGAAGCGGAAGattgaggaagagaaaCAGCGTGTGAAAGATGCTGGCGGGGTTATTTATAAAG GACGAGGAGCAATGAAGTACCTCGACCCAGAAACTATCAACCGTCAGCAGTTGCCCCAGAATTTCAATATTCGAGGTGGCCGAGGTCGAGGGGACCTTCCTCCCCCTAGGGGTGGATCGTTCCGAGATCGAGATCGAGATCGGGAGCGGTATGGGGATCGGGATGGAGGTCAGGACAGGCGGGATAGACGTGAGCAACATGACAGAGGCGACCACGACCGAGGCCACCCGTCCTCCTATTCTCGCTCCGACCCTTACTCTCGCAGAACCCGAGACCCTCTAGATCGATACCCCCGACCAACCGGGCGAGAGAATGGACAAGAAGACAGGCGCACCAAATTGGATCGAGATATGGATCAATGGCAACATGATCGATCGCAGGGTTTGGATGTCCGTGGGGAAAGGGACAAATTTAGGCGTGGCGAGCGGGACGAGCCCGAGCGCGATCGTGAAGAGAAAcgagaagagaaaaaggaagaaggagaaatGACCCCTCgagatgaaaaggagagaTCAAGCAGATTGGAAAGGGAGGATAGAGTGGAGAGAGCGATGTCGGAGGGAAGTGATATGGTCATGGATAGGGACGATTAG
- a CDS encoding uncharacterized protein (Similar to TIGR gene model, INSD accession AAW46254.1), translating into MDSSSPPIASSSRVTLDNHSNDRQPLLSSSHSNHQHPIPRYRSIFISPASDPNPNPIPRRNMVSTMLGFTPKRVPESSVKEVAVIDPTASAYVDPQTGALIEEKSKAERWFVARLDAVLLVFVCISQVIKYLDQQKLNLYGNQYNYFTTYFNVGYAIFLIPSQIIITRVRPSLWLPALEACWGILTIATYKVTNYKQVYAIRAFTGAFEASCYPGAIMLLMSWYTPRELALRIGFYHSCQSIGSMLAGALQAAIYNSMDGRNGISGWRWMFIIDGIVTLVVSFAGLVLIPDFPSKPNPWSFYLRPSHIDLARSRAAKFRRADNKKFTFSSVKKAVTGPLFYCFVILYVASVLGQGGYNYFNLWLKSLTNPDGTRRWSVAQINAIPIGGSAIAVAMIWIWGFISDYFQTRWIPIVIQAGIGLIPGIIMSIWNVSDNAKYFSYFACFLSLATAPPIFAWLSDLNPFDAEQRAFTLGFAIAFYYACGAWSGPLIWPASEAPHYHHGWQVTIAMWCLVIIMACSLRVVELKFIRPQNVRKAAEDEHEERIRQEEEDEEDKKHTEVGRVISVVSHA; encoded by the exons ATGgactcttcttccccaccCATCGCAAGCTCATCAAGAGTCACTCTTGATAACCATTCCAACGACCGTCAGCCGCTTCTTTCGTCCTCTCATTCAAACCATCAACACCCCATCCCACGTTATCGCTCCATATTTATATCTCCAGCGTCAGATCCAAATCCAAATCCAATCCCGAGAAGGAATATGGTATCCACCATGCTAGGGTTCACCCCTAAGCGTGTTCCCGAGTCCTCTGTGAAGGAAGTAGCTGTTATTGATCCCACAGCCTCAGCTTATGTCGATCCTCAAACAGGAGCGCTGATCGAGGAGAAGAGTAAAGCAGAGAGATGGTTCGTCGCGAGACTTGACGCCGTGTTGCTCGTTTTCGTTTGTATTTCCCAGGTTATTAAGTACCTCGACCAGCAGA AATTGAACCTCTACGGTAACCAGTACAACTATTTCACCAC TTACTTCAACGTCGGCTATGCCATCTTTCTCATCCCCTCTcaaatcatcatcacccGCGTCCGCCCTTCGCTGTGGTTACCAGCTCTCGAAGCTTGTTGGGGTATACTGACAATCGCGACGTATAAGGTGACAAATTATAAGCAAGT TTACGCAATCCGCGCTTTC ACAGGAGCCTTTGAAGCGTCATGCTATCCTGGTGCCATCATGCTCCTCATGTCTTGG TATACTCCTCGAGAACTAGCTCTTCGAATTGGTTTTTATCATAGTTGTCAATCTA TCGGCAGCATGTTAGCAGGTGCACTACAAGCCGCGATATACAACAGCATGGATGGGCGAAACGGGATTAGCGGATGGCGTTGGATGTTT ATTATCGACGGCATTGTCACCCTCGTCGTGAGCTTCGCAGGACTCGTGTTGATTCCCGATTTCCCTTCGAAACCAAA TCCCTGGTCATTCTACCTCCGCCCATCCCATATTGACCTCGCCCGCTCTCGCGCCGCCAAATTCCGTCGTGCCGATAACAAAAAATTCACCTTCTCATCTGTGAAGAAAGCCGTGACGGGACCGCTTTTTTACTGTTTTGTAATACTTTACGTGGCTAGTGTTCTAGGACAGGGAGGGTATAATT ATTTCAATCTCTGGCTCAAGAGTCTCACAAACCCAGATGGAACACGCCGATGGTCCGTAGCGCAGATCAACGCAATCCCAATTGGAGGTAGCGCTATCGCGG TGGCAATGATCTGGATATGGGGTTTCATCTCCGACTACTTCCAAACACGATGGATCCCCATTGTCATTCAAGCTGGTATCGGTCTCATACCAGGCATTATCATGAGTATTTGGAACGTGTCGGATAATGCCAAATACTTTAGCT ACTTTGCATGCTTCCTCTCCCTTGCCACAGCCCCTCCCATCTTCGCCTGGCTTTCTGATCTGAACCCATTCGACGCCGAACAACGCGCATTCACACTTGGTTTTGCGATTGCGTTTTATTACGCTTGTGGAGCATGGTCCGGGCCGCTCATCTGGCCGGCATCGGAGGCACCT CACTATCATCATGGATGGCAGGTCACCATTGCAATGTGGTGTTTGGTAATTATCATGGCTTGTTCCCTGAGAGTAGTCGAGCTCAAATTCATTCG ACCGCAGAACGTTCGAAAGGCGGCAGAGGATGAGCATGAAGAGAGGATCaggcaagaagaagaagatgaagaggacAAGAAACACACTGAGGTGGGGAGGGTTATCTCTGTCGTCAGCCATGCGTGA
- a CDS encoding Beta-glucosidase, putative (Similar to TIGR gene model, INSD accession AAW44922.1) codes for MSNQAMDRSFLTASVEELVSMMSLGEKVSLLAGEDWWRVKVTDGPNGARGESFFDMTPATVLPNATALAATFSPTLPGEAARLLAKETKARSAVCLLAPTVNICRSPLGGRAFESFSEDPTLSGILAAKYINGLQSEGISATLKHFIANDQEHERMGQDAIIGERALREVYLRPFHIAQARADPWSYMTSYNKLNGTHCAEHPWLLKDLLRKEWGFDGLVMSDWMGTYSVSEAINAGLDLEMPGKARWRQLQLVRQMVNAHKILPATIDERVINLLRWVQKMATLNPDIVYERDDRKEWTRNEDREADAALVRKIGNEAIVLLKNENAVLPIKRGKVAVIGPNAKNSVITGGGSARLRPSWRVTPWEGLVNNKPDDIELSYALGCKGSKFLPIFGPEFTSMDGETPGSFDLLHYAIDASGKQAAKPAVSQVWHNSDIMLADFRHPDLGEDYFTEVHALFTAPITGHWDFEVSVTGQAWVYMDDRLVADLSKEQKRTSSFFGNGGNGTVFTVAVEKGKFRLVHDSRKPPLAPGQDSQPLQLIGMKLGSFPSISEDTTIDEAVALAKESDTVVLVVGLDHDWESESYDRPNLSLPLRLNELVHRVATEAPNTNKVVVLQTGSAVSMPWREHVDSVVWPWYGGNEAGNAIADIIYGTANPSGRLPLTLPERELDIAANLNFRSARTKTYYEEGIWVGYRHFNARGIKPMYPFGHGLSYTEFDYSDLQVVSSPSNTPNDWRIRVSAKVTNTGKVAGAHSVHFYVTPPPPTSNSLLHPEVTLQGFTKTGILPPGGSEKVSIEMDKFAISHWDELTSIWRAESGQWLVRIGRDAQTMCLQAPFEVPSGFKWTGL; via the exons ATGTCGAATCAAGCTATGGACCGATCTTTCCTGACTGCTTCGGTCGAGGAGCTCGTCAGTATGATGTCACTAGGCGAGAAAGTGTCGTTACTGGCTGGGGAGGACTGGTGGAG GGTAAAAGTGACAGATGGACCAAACGGCGCTCGAGGAGAGTCCTTCTTTGATATGA CCCCAGCTACTGTTCTACCTAATGCTACCGCCCTAGCTGCCACCTTCTCGCCGACCCTTCCTGGCGAGGCCGCCCGGCTTTTGGCCAAAGAGACGAAGGCCAGGAGTGCCGTTTGTCTGCTTGCCCCAACCGTTAACATCTGTCGTAGCCCTTTAGGGGGCCGAGCATTCGAGTCATTCAGCGAGGACCCTACTTTAAGCGGCATATTAGCGGCCAAATATATTAACGGACTTCAAAGTGAGGGTATTAGCGCAACACTCAAACACTTCATCGCAAACGATCAAGAGCATGAGCGAATGGGTCAAGATGCGATTATCGGCGAGCGGGCTCTTCGTGAGGTCTACCTTCGACCGTTCCACATTGCCCAAGCTCGAGCGGACCCTTGGTCATACATGACTTCGTACAACAAGCTCAATGGGACTCACTGCGCCGAGCACCCTTGGCTCCTAAAGGACCTCTTACGCAAGGAATGGGGGTTCGATGGGCTGGTCATGTCAGACTGGATGGGCACTTACTCGGTCTCCGAAGCCATCAACGCCGGGCTAGATTTGGAGATGCCGGGGAAAGCTCGATGGCGTCAACTCCAACTCGTACGGCAGATGGTCAACGCCCACAAGATCCTGCCAGCAACGATCGACGAACGAGTGATTAACCTACTCCGATGGGTTCAAAAAATGGCAACTCTGAATCCCGATATTGTGTACGAACGTGATGATAGGAAGGAATGGACCCGCAATGAGGATAGGGAGGCAGATGCCGCGTTAGTACGGAAGATAGGAAACGAAGCGATTGTCCTTCTCAAGAATGAAAATGCTGTTTTACCTATCAAACGAGGTAAAGTAGCGGTCATTGGGCCCAACGCCAAAAACTCTGTCATAACTGGCGGAGGTAGTGCTCGACTGCGGCCCTCTTGGCGGGTGACCCCGTGGGAAGGTTTAGTTAACAACAAACCCGACGACATTGAGCTCTCGTATGCTCTTGGGTGCAAGGGTTCAAAATTCCTTCCTATTTTTGGTCCCGAATTCACGAGCATGGATGGTGAGACTCCAGGTAGCTTTGATCTGCTTCATTATGCTATCGATGCCTCCGGTAAACAAGCAGCCAAGCCTGCCGTCTCACAAGTCTGGCACAACTCTGACATTATGCTTGCCGACTTCCGTCACCCCGATCTTGGGGAAGATTACTTCACAGAGGTTCATGCCTTGTTCACTGCACCTATCACGGGCCATTGGGACTTCGAAGTCAGTGTAACTGGCCAAGCCTGGGTCTACATGGACGATCGGCTTGTTGCCGACCTTTCCAAGGAGCAGAAACGAACATCTTCATTCTTTGGGAATGGGGGGAATGGAACAGTCTTCACTGTGGCAGtggaaaaaggaaag TTCCGACTTGTGCATGACTCTCGAAAACCGCCTCTCGCTCCTGGTCAAGACAGTCAGCCGCTTCAGCTCATTGGTATGAAGCTTGGCTCCTTCCCATCCATTAGCGAAGACACCACAATCGATGAAGCCGTTGCGCTTGCCAAGGAATCCGATACTGTTGTGCTTGTCGTGGGGCTCGACCACGATTGGGAATCTGAAAGCTATGACCGACCCAACCTTTCGCTCCCTTTGCGTCTCAATGAACTTGTACATCGGGTTGCGACAGAAGCGCCTAATACCAACAAAGTGGTAGTCCTTCAGACCGGCTCCGCCGTTTCCATGCCTTGGCGTGAACACGTGGACTCGGTGGTCTGGCCATGGTATGGGGGCAATGAGGCAGGCAATGCGATTGCTGATATCATTTATGGCACGGCCAATCCCTCGGGTCGACTACCGCTAACCTTACCCGAGCGCGAACTTGATATTGCAGCTAATCTCAACTTCAGGTCCGCTAGGACCAAGACGTACTACGAAGAGGGTATCTGGGTTGGCTACCGCCACTTTAACGCCCGAGGGATCAAACCTATGTATCCCTTTGGGCACGGTCTATCTTACACCGAGTTTGACTACTCGGACCTTCAGGTCGTGTCTTCGCCATCAAACACCCCCAATGACTGGCGGATTAGGGTATCTGCGAAAGTAACCAACACTGGTAAAGTGGCCGGGGCGCATTCAGTCCACTTTTATGTCACCCCGCCACCTCCCACATCGAATTCACTTTTACATCCCGAAGTCACCCTTCAAGGCTTTACCAAGACGGGCATCTTGCCACCTGGAGGGTCCGAAAAAGTCTCTATTGAGATGGACAAGT TTGCGATTTCACACTGGGATGAGCTCACATCGATTTGGCGAGCAGAATCCGGTCAGTGGTTGGTAAGGATTGGCAGAGATGCTCAGACCATGTGTTTGCAAGCACCGTTCGAAGTACCGTCTGGTTTCAAGTGGACCGGCTTGTAA